From the genome of Kluyveromyces lactis strain NRRL Y-1140 chromosome F complete sequence:
TTTATTAATGTATCGATTTGTTTCTCAGTTTCTGGTGATAATTTGGCGTGTTTACTTTGTGATAATAATTGTAAACCATCCAACCAGGTGTAGAAGCTCTCTGTACTCTCCAAGTAAAATGCAGATAAAATTTTCCCGTTTCTGTCAAAGGTGGTAACTTCTCTATAAATTGTGTTCTGAAGAATATTAATCAATCTAACACCTTCAGGAAGCTTTCTATCGAGTTCAATTTGCCTACTTTGAATGTTTATAATATTCTTTAACGGAATGACAGTAGTTTTGTTATTTACCATGGCAGAGTGATCGATGGTCACtatttcattatcttcAACAGTGGGTGTCTTTTCCACCTTatgtttgaattcttttatCAATAAATTCATCTGATTATCTGATAATGCAATAAATGAAACCTTTGGTAATTTATCCTTTGCTTCAATTGGGTTCTCTGAGTACACCCATGTACCCTTCTGCATCAATAAAAGTCTTTGGTAGCGTACAAATTCCTGCACTTGGTTTTGTAAAATCTCATCAAAGCTACTAATATCTTCTGCCCAGTCATTGAACTGTTTTTCTCTCCATTCTGCTACCTGCAGCTGTCTTAAATCTTCGTACGTAAATGTCTCACATACCTCAACGAATGtttcaacaaaagaatCGTGTTTTGTGCGGCATATCTTATCTGCCTTATGAATCAGTATTTTAATAAGTTCAAGcaaagattcaaaatcttcttcagtttcaCTCCTGGACTTATCCCATAGCGTCACCATAGTACCAAGAAGCACGGcaatgatttctttagTGAAAAATATGAAGTGCATCTTGTGAACCTTTGAGCCtaatttcaagtttgaCATTTCGAAGTAATCCCAAACAATTACGGATAAACGGGCAACAGTTTTCAAGAGTGGTAAAGGATATTCTTCGAACATAAGTTGTTCTGTGTAAGCTTTTTTGAATGTTAGATCGTTTTGTCTTAAGATAAATCGGATGTTAAGCAGTTGCAACACTGTTAGGCCGTCCAAATCAGTGTACTCttcatttgatttcatAAACCTCTCCTGGGTGATTTCATAGACGTCAAAAAGTTTGTGTATCAATTCCTTTACCACATCAGTCGCTTCTAAATCATATTCATTATTAGGCAAGTCTTTTACTGCTCCTTTTAAGCGTTTCAACTGGACCAGAAACTGTTCAATGGAACCTACTAGATCCTTATTGTGCTCATGCGCATACAACAGACAAGACAATTCGTTAAGAACTCCCACATCCTCAAGCATCATGTTAGTTCTTGCTACAAATGTCACTGCAGTCTTGTCGCCTTCTGAAACCCATTGGAGGATGCATTCAACATGAAGACATAGGTATTTAATGATTTCCTGACCTGTAGTTGGATTATTCTCATATGTCTTTAAAAGGCAAACAAACTGTTCTAAAAGATCTGGACCAGAGTGTAGAACTGAACACAGCACAGTTAAGGAAATTTGTGATGAGGGCGGATGTAACACCAAGTTTTCACTTAGTAGAGTAAGAACTGACAGTGATGCGTGCAGAGTGATCAGGTCTTTACTTTGAGTAGAAATGATAAGACCATATAATCGACTGATTAATTCATCCGTAATTCTTGGCTTCCACAGATCGGTTGCAGCCAATTCCGATAAATGTCCTAACCCGGTTAACAACAATGCTTCATCTGTTTCGCTCTGTGAGAAAGCTGATGCAATAATCACGTCAAGATACTTTTCTGCAGTATCTTGCTCTAGCATAACTCCATGGTCATTTTGAACCTTATGGTTCTCCATATCATGTATAATTGTCTCCATTATGAAAATAGTCTGTATGAAGAATAAATGGCTGGTCGCTTTCTTGAACCAATACAGATCAACAAGGCCCTCTTGATGACTCTTGATTGTCTTATACGCTCGAGAAGATATGATGTTATACAAGTTTTAATCCTGAGATCTGTTTTTGAGATGAGAAGTAActgaatcattttcaatttttcacaGTGTTCCCCAGAGAACGGTTTTGTCAGATCATAAAGGAATGCCacagagaaagaaaatggaataaataaaataaaaggGCCAGACGAGGTTCGAATGGAGGATTGAAATGTGAAGGTTTTACGTTAAGAAAAGTGAGCGAAGAATATCTGACAGGAAACATCAAACAAAACTAGCAGTGATTTACAGTAAATAACAGATGTAATACGCCATCTCTAGGACGTTTAACCTCAATCGGACACTTATTCACGTCTAGAAATTTGCTTTAAGTATATTTGATTATTTTAATTTTTATattatatcaaattgatCAGGTATACACGTTTCCGGTTTGGGTTCAGATTATAAGGAAATGGAGATGTCTGAGCTTCTTGCAAGCGAAGTTGTATCTTCCGGCCCGGATTACGCGAAAAAATCTGTAGATGGATTGAATATGACTGCAGCTAATGGAACAAATGATACATTGATGACTTTGGACgagtatttgaa
Proteins encoded in this window:
- the LMO1 gene encoding Lmo1p (weakly similar to uniprot|Q07799 Saccharomyces cerevisiae YLL007C Hypothetical ORF), whose product is METIIHDMENHKVQNDHGVMLEQDTAEKYLDVIIASAFSQSETDEALLLTGLGHLSELAATDLWKPRITDELISRLYGLIISTQSKDLITLHASLSVLTLLSENLVLHPPSSQISLTVLCSVLHSGPDLLEQFVCLLKTYENNPTTGQEIIKYLCLHVECILQWVSEGDKTAVTFVARTNMMLEDVGVLNELSCLLYAHEHNKDLVGSIEQFLVQLKRLKGAVKDLPNNEYDLEATDVVKELIHKLFDVYEITQERFMKSNEEYTDLDGLTVLQLLNIRFILRQNDLTFKKAYTEQLMFEEYPLPLLKTVARLSVIVWDYFEMSNLKLGSKVHKMHFIFFTKEIIAVLLGTMVTLWDKSRSETEEDFESLLELIKILIHKADKICRTKHDSFVETFVEVCETFTYEDLRQLQVAEWREKQFNDWAEDISSFDEILQNQVQEFVRYQRLLLMQKGTWVYSENPIEAKDKLPKVSFIALSDNQMNLLIKEFKHKVEKTPTVEDNEIVTIDHSAMVNNKTTVIPLKNIINIQSRQIELDRKLPEGVRLINILQNTIYREVTTFDRNGKILSAFYLESTESFYTWLDGLQLLSQSKHAKLSPETEKQIDTLIKLRRNVQLAALDDKFRDDESLESFSEEETDDFYYNPETLKQLSMGIYYE